The Vicia villosa cultivar HV-30 ecotype Madison, WI linkage group LG1, Vvil1.0, whole genome shotgun sequence genome includes a region encoding these proteins:
- the LOC131599118 gene encoding uncharacterized protein LOC131599118, with product MVNLEKSEASFSSNVLEIVIEMIYNRMGVKTLQSHSKYLGLPVLFGRSKKEVFSLVVDSVWKKLKGWKEGVLFQARKEVLIIAVAQAIPLYIMSCFKISEGVCKELESMMAKFWWVSREGERKLYWVS from the coding sequence ATGGTTAATCTCGAGAAGTCAGAAGCCTCTTTCAGTTCAAATGTGCTAGAAATTGTCATAGAAATGATCTATAACAGGATGGGTGTTAAGACATTGCAATCTCATTCGAAATACTTGGGTCTTCCGGTTCTGTTTGGTAGATCCAAAAAAGAGGTGTTCTCTCTCGTGGTTGATTCTGTGTGGAAGAAATTGAAAGGGTGGAAGGAAGGAGTTTTGTTTCAGGCTAGAAAAGAGGTTCTCATTATAGCTGTTGCCCAAGCAATCCCTTTGTATATTATGAGTTGCTTCAAAATTTCGGAAGGAGTGTGCAAGGAATTAGAGAGTATGATGGCCAAATTCTGGTGGGTATCTAGAGAAGGAGAAAGGAAATTGTATTGGGTTAGTTAG
- the LOC131625675 gene encoding uncharacterized protein LOC131625675 — MMSSNSSINGFYNILNQGLNDLHQTFISHNFMSFQFLSQVISSLQSFHSHLTLLVRKLRLPVGGKWLDEYMDESSRLWDSCHVLKSAISGMDNYYSSSSNIVSSLDGYHHFTPEFSRQVIRAINVCQREIIGMEEENKSLTETRIQQLSQCLNQNTNISADSNSKLNGYSGFRGVLFAMRSVSSLLLMILLCGITYCWSSSCFHQGLGQGYHEGHMVFGSGFMVSMAMLQQKVAEEIDNNDGQHRILLFEFQQAKIAMEELKVEMERVTCYGNDDEHGCEIQEKVENVKSCFGLLRCGVESITGQLDDFFDEIVEGRKKLLDMCSHR; from the exons ATGATGAGTTCTAACTCCTCAATAAATGGCTTCTACAACATCCTTAACCAAGGACTCAATGACCTTCACCAAACCTTCATCTCCCACAACTTCATGTCTTTCCAATTCCTTTCACAAGTTATCTCTTCTCTTCAATCCTTCCATTCTCATCTCACCCTTTTGGTTCGCAAACTTCGGTTGCCCGTTGGAGGTAAATGGCTTGATGAATACATGGACGAAAGCTCAAGACTTTGGGATTCTTGTCATGTACTCAAATCTGCCATTTCTGGAATGGACAACTATTACTCATCTTCCTCTAATATAGTTTCCTCTTTAGATGGTTACCATCACTTTACTCCCGAGTTTTCTCGTCAG GTTATTCGCGCGATAAATGTTTGTCAAAGGGAGATTATAGGAATGGAGGAAGAGAACAAGAGTTTAACAGAAACAAGGATTCAACAACTATCTCAATGTTTGAACCAAAACACGAACATTTCGGCCGATTCGAATTCGAAACTAAATGGATATAGTGGTTTTCGAGGGGTACTTTTCGCAATGAGGAGTGTTAGTTCATTGCTTTTGATGATCCTTCTTTGTGGAATAACTTATTGTTGGTCTTCCTCTTGTTTTCATCAAGGACTAGGACAAGGTTACCATGAAGGACACATGGTTTTTGGATCCGGTTTCATGGTTTCAATGGCAATGTTGCAACAAAAAGTGGCAGAAGAAATAGACAACAATGATGGACAACATAGGATTCTCTTGTTTGAGTTTCAACAAGCAAAGATTGCAATGGAGGAATTGAAAGTTGAGATGGAGAGAGTAACATGTTATGGTAATGATGATGAACATGGTTGTGAGATTCAAGAAAAAGTTGAGAATGTGAAGAGTTGCTTTGGTTTGTTGAGATGTGGTGTAGAAAGTATCACAGGACAACTTGATGATTTCTTTGATGAAATTGTTGAAGGAAGGAAGAAACTTTTGGATATGTGTAGCCATAGGTAG